One genomic segment of Helianthus annuus cultivar XRQ/B chromosome 14, HanXRQr2.0-SUNRISE, whole genome shotgun sequence includes these proteins:
- the LOC110906311 gene encoding transcription factor LAF1, translated as MSRHLPGRTDNEIKNHWHSYLKKKVKNLDNKKPQDTLNKQTPCTRTDSSLESSEEAYGSRNLPKILFADWMSLDQFQKFDFSGSQTTVMNGELENEGSFSGNIQEGSSYGFDDSLQMKTEQQHVDSDFLDLISEENIIMCQNFNDSDVMLYSCEF; from the coding sequence ATGTCACGCCATTTGCCTGGAAGGACGGATAACGAGATAAAGAACCATTGGCATTCCTATCTGAAGAAGAAAGTAAAAAACTTGGATAACAAGAAACCTCAAGACACACTGAATAAACAAACACCATGTACAAGAACAGACTCAAGTCTTGAATCTTCAGAAGAAGCTTATGGTTCCAGAAATTTACCCAAGATTTTATTTGCTGATTGGATGTCACTTGATCAATTTCAGAAGTTTGACTTTTCAGGAAGTCAAACAACAGTTATGAATGGTGAACTAGAGAATGAAGGATCATTCAGTGGTAACATCCAAGAAGGATCAAGCTATGGTTTTGATGATTCTTTGCAAATGAAAACCGAGCAACAACATGTAGATTCCGATTTTCTTGATTTAATATCTGAAGAGAATATTATTATGTGTCAAAACTTCAATGACAGTGATGTAATGTTGTATAGTTGTGAATTCTAG
- the LOC110906310 gene encoding transcription factor LAF1, producing the protein MTKHKKGLWSPDEDQKLTHYVMNYGHGCWSSVPVNAGLERNGKSCRLRWINYLRPGLKRGAFSSQEEETILTLHALLGNKWSQMSRHLPGRTDNEIKNYWHSRLKKKVAKSAHLHLQVNPKLDCTNTNTNMTSTKASSSCLNTSNFTSSSSAHMVQSVPLVSHIRNLPKLLFADWISLDEFQDMSSGQPLSHDSNNQLSTMEHEWQHNKGSTESSQNSKCLDSGSTENVLHTQETIDQMFEFNDGDFDIDSFMYM; encoded by the exons ATGACGAAGCACAAGAAGGGTTTATGGTCACCCGATGAGGACCAGAAGCTAACACATTATGTCATGAACTATGGCCATGGTTGCTGGAGTTCCGTCCCCGTTAATGCAG GTCTTGAAAGGAATGGAAAGAGTTGTAGATTAAGATGGATTAATTATCTTAGGCCCGGATTAAAGCGAGGAGCATTTTCGTCACAAGAAGAAGAAACCATTTTGACCCTTCATGCACTCTTAGGCAACAA GTGGTCTCAGATGTCACGACATTTGCCTGGAAGGACAGATAACGAGATAAAAAATTATTGGCATTCTCGTCTTAAGAAGAAAGTAGCCAAATCAgcacatcttcatcttcaagTTAATCCTAAACTTGAttgcacaaacacaaacacaaacatgaCAAGTACAAAGGCGTCGTCATCGTGCCTAAATACATCTAACTTCACCAGCAGTTCGTCCGCTCACATGGTTCAGTCGGTGCCACTAGTTTCCCATATCCGCAACTTACCAAAACTTTTATTTGCTGACTGGATTAGCCTAGATGAGTTTCAAGACATGTCAAGTGGTCAGCCACTTAGCCATGATTCAAACAATCAATTAAGCACCATGGAGCATGAATGGCAGCATAATAAAGGATCAACAGAGAGCAGCCAGAATAGTAAATGTCTAGATAGTGGTTCAACTGAAAACGTGCTTCACACTCAGGAGACGATCGATCAAATGTTTGAATTTAATGATGGAGATTTCGACATAGATAGTTTCATGTATATGTAA